The DNA sequence CCCGCCGGCGGCGGGGGTCTTCGTCACGACATCGAGGTGCGCTCAGGCGTCGGGTGCACGCAGCGGGTCATCGGCCACCCACAGCTCGTCGTCCGCGCGGAGGGTCTGCCATGCGGCGTAGAGCACGCCGACCGCGGCTGCGACGCCGAGGACGATCGCGATCACGCCGCCCGCACCGATCCCCTGCTTGGGCGGGTCGAGGACGGTGAGCTTCGAGGCGATCTTCTTCGTCGCCTTGGCGCCGTACTTGTCGGCCTTCTTCGCGTAGGCGGCGGCATCCGGCAGCTGGAAACCCTTACCGGCGGCCAGACGCGACCGGGTGTCGTTCGCCGCGTCCCAGACCGACAGCGCCGAACCGACGACGGCACCCGCGGTGGGCACGACCTTGTCGGAGAGCACCTGCTTGGAGAACTGCTTGCTCTTGTCGACGCCGGCCTGGACGCCCGGGATCAGCTGCTCGCGGTTGAAGTTGCCGAGCTGGCGGCCGGCTTCACGGGCGATGCCGGCTGCTTCGCTGACGAGGACCTGCTGCGACTCCCACAGGTTGTTCGCCTGCGCCTGAAGCTTGCGGAGTTCCTTCTTGCGCTTGCGGTTGAGGCTCACGATTGCCCTCCCAAAGGCCGGGGGTAGTAGTCGTCCTATCTTGCCAGACGGTCGCGCAGACGGCAGGTTCTCGCACAACTCTGAAAGAATGATTGACATGCCTCAGCACACTGCAGTAGCGACTTTGCACACCAACTACGGCGACATCGTCGTGAACCTCTTCGGCGACCACGCGCCCCAGACCGTCCAGAACTTCGTCGGCCTCGCCGACGGCTCGAAGGCGTGGACCGACCCCGCGACCGGAAAGCCGGGTGACGGACCGCTCTACAAGGACGTCGTCTTCCACCGCATCATCTCGGGCTTCATGATCCAGGGCGGAGACCCGCTCGGGCAGGGCACCGGCGGACCCGGGTACAACTTCAACGACGAGATCAACGGCGAGCTCACCTTCACCGCGCCCTACAAGCTCGCCATGGCCAACGCCGGCCTCCGCCGCAACGCGATCACCGGGCGGCCCGAGGGCACGAACGGCTCGCAGTTCTTCATCACGGTGCCCGGCCAGGGCGGTCGCGGTCCCGAGTGGCTGCAGGGCAAGCACACGATCTTCGGCGAGGTCGCCGACGACGCGTCCAAGGCCGTCGTCGACACGATCAGCGACGTGCCCACGGCGGCGGGCGACCGGCCGATCGAGCCGGTGGTCATCCAGTCCATCGACGTCGTCTCGGTCTAGGACCCCGCCCGCGTCCGTGACATCGCCCGACCTCAGCCGCAACAGCGACAACTTCTGCTACCGGCATCCCGACCGGCAGAGCTTCGTGCTGTGTCAGCGGTGCCTGCGCACGATCTGCCCCGAATGCCAGACGCAGGCCGCGGTGGGCGTGATCTGCCCGGAGTGCCTCGCCGATCAGCAGAAGGCCCAGACTCCCGCGCAGCGCAAGGCCGAGCGACGGTGGGCGCGCCCACGTGCGCTCACCGCGACGGACTCCCGTCCGCTGGTGACGTACGCGATCATCGCGATCACCGCCCTCGCCTTCCTCGTGGGTCTCATCCCCGGGGTCGGCGAGGGCGTCCGCGACACCCTCGCGTTCTGGGCGCCGTCTCTGTACCCGGAGCTGACCGGCACGTTCGAGCCGTGGCGGCTGCTCACCGTCTCGCTCGTGCACGGGAGCTTCTGGCACATCGGGCTGAACATGCTCGCGCTCTGGATGATCGGGCGCAGTCTCGAACCGCTGCTCGGTCGATGGCGCTTCCTGACGCTCTACGTGCTCAGCACTCTCGGCGGGTCGGTCGCGGTCTCGCTGCTCTCGTTCACGACTCCGGTGGTCGGTGCATCCGGCGCGATCTTCGGACTGTTCGGTGCCCTCATCGTGATCGGCCGCCACATCGGGGCGAACATCGCCGGCATCGCGATCATCCTGGCGGTGAACCTCGCGATCGGCTTCATCCCCGGCTTCAACGTGTCGTGGCAGGCGCACGTGGGCGGGCTGGTGGTCGGGGCCCTCGTCGGCCTGATCTATGCGCGGACGCGTTCGATCCGGCGTCGACCCCTGCAGATCGGGCTCCTGATCGCTCTCGCGGTCGTGCTGCTCGCCCTCCTGCTCGTGCCGCCCGCGCTCTTCTTCTGACCGGAGTTATCCACAGGTTCATCCACACCTGGGGATGGAATGACACCGGTGTAATTCACAAGTGGACAGAGCTGGGGACAACCCCCGGAATCGATGAAGCCCCGGCCGCGGCCGGGGCTTCATGGAAAGGGCGGAGGGCGGCTATCGCCAGCGGGTCGTCATGAGGAATCCGACGAACGCGATGCCGAACCCGATCACGAGGTTCCAGGCGCCGATA is a window from the Microbacterium lacus genome containing:
- a CDS encoding DNA helicase, with the translated sequence MSLNRKRKKELRKLQAQANNLWESQQVLVSEAAGIAREAGRQLGNFNREQLIPGVQAGVDKSKQFSKQVLSDKVVPTAGAVVGSALSVWDAANDTRSRLAAGKGFQLPDAAAYAKKADKYGAKATKKIASKLTVLDPPKQGIGAGGVIAIVLGVAAAVGVLYAAWQTLRADDELWVADDPLRAPDA
- a CDS encoding peptidylprolyl isomerase; amino-acid sequence: MPQHTAVATLHTNYGDIVVNLFGDHAPQTVQNFVGLADGSKAWTDPATGKPGDGPLYKDVVFHRIISGFMIQGGDPLGQGTGGPGYNFNDEINGELTFTAPYKLAMANAGLRRNAITGRPEGTNGSQFFITVPGQGGRGPEWLQGKHTIFGEVADDASKAVVDTISDVPTAAGDRPIEPVVIQSIDVVSV
- a CDS encoding rhomboid family intramembrane serine protease, with product MTSPDLSRNSDNFCYRHPDRQSFVLCQRCLRTICPECQTQAAVGVICPECLADQQKAQTPAQRKAERRWARPRALTATDSRPLVTYAIIAITALAFLVGLIPGVGEGVRDTLAFWAPSLYPELTGTFEPWRLLTVSLVHGSFWHIGLNMLALWMIGRSLEPLLGRWRFLTLYVLSTLGGSVAVSLLSFTTPVVGASGAIFGLFGALIVIGRHIGANIAGIAIILAVNLAIGFIPGFNVSWQAHVGGLVVGALVGLIYARTRSIRRRPLQIGLLIALAVVLLALLLVPPALFF